The genomic interval TTTTATCCATAGATCCCGCAAGTTTCCCGCTCGGTACCGGGCCAAAACAGCATGAAATATGGCATGACGGTTATTATCCAGTTGCGTGGACAAACAAAAAATTCAAAATGATGTACTTCAACATGGGTCATAATGATATTGACTATGAAAACAAAACCAATAAAGAATTATCGTTTACATTTGAAAATAAACTCCAAAATCAATTGATTTTGAACACATTACTTTGGCTTGGAAATGACAGGAAATAAAGTTTAAGACTAATCTTTAAATCATTTATTATGAGATCCATTTTAACATTATTCATTTTTCTGGTAATGATTTCAGCATCCTTTGCACAAACCAGCGGTTTTGTCGACAATGGAGATTGTAAAACCTATTTCCGGACATTTGGAAACAAAAAGCCCATATTGATCATTAACGGTGGCCCTGGTATGAACAGTGATGGATTTGAGGCTCTGGCTAAAACGTTATCAAAAAATAATCAAACCATTATTTATGATCAGCGTGGTACGGGTAAGTCGGTCCTGGATAAAGTGGATGGTACCACTATCACAATGAAACTAATGGCCGAGGACATTGAAAGGCTCCGGATCCATTTGAAAATTGACAAATGGATCATTCTGGGCCACTCATTTGGCGGAATGATGGCTTCCTATTATGCAACAATACATCCTGAACATATAGAATCACTAATTTTATCTTCTTCAGGAGGAATTGACCTTGAAACATTATCTTCATCTGGTCGCAATTTGATGGCACGGCTTAGTACACAGGAAACCGATTCACTCGAATTTTGGAATAACAGAATTGCCCATGGTGATACCACATATCATGCAAAATTGCATCGCGGATTAGCTTTGGCACCTGCATATTTATACGACCGCAAAAATATACGGGTGATTGCAGAAAGGCTGACTCAAAGCAATATGAAAGTGAACGGAATTGTTTGGAGTGATCTACAAAAAATTAAATTTGATTGCCGTGCACAGGTCCAATCATTTACAGCGCCGGTATTGATTATTCAGGGGAAACAGGATATTATAGCAGAATCCATTGCTATTAAGGAACAACGTGCTTTTAAAAATTCCAGGATGGTTTTGATAGATCAATGTTCTCATTATGGCTGGCTGGATCAACCAAATAAGTATTATTTAGAAATTAATAAGTTTATCTCCGGAGCTTAAAAATATTATAACGCATATTTAAACCCAATAAAATGAGTCACCCACTTTTTGTAAATAGCACAATCAATATTAACGCCCCCGCTGCAAAAGTATGGGATGCACTTGTCAATCCTGAACAAACCAAGAAGTACATGTTTGGCTGTGAAACGGTTTCCGACTGGCAAATTGGTAGTCCATTACTTTGGCAGGCTGAATATGAAGGCAAATTAACGGTTTTCGTAAAAGGTGAAATCGTTGATTTGCAGCCGGAAAAGCTATTAAAGTATACAACCATCGATCCCCATTCAGCAATAGATGACGTTTCAGAAAATTATCTGACTGTTACCTATGAACTGGTTTCTGACGGAGATATAACTATTTTAAATGTTACTCAGGGAGATTATTCAACAGTTGCGGAAGGCGAAAGAAGATACCAGGAGGCTTTTAATAACGGAGAAGGCTGGAATCCGATTTTGGCAGAAATAAAAAAACTGGTAGAAGAATCGGAATAACGGATAACCTAACAAAACCCGGATATTTAAGTGATCTTATTTATCCGGGTTTTACTTTTTGAAAAAAATTAATCTTCTTCCTTACTATCAGAGTTTTCCTGCTGGTCCGGGGTTAACGGTTCAATGCTGGTGCCGGTATTGACCTCCGGGGCATCCGTTCCCGGAATATCAGGAGTTGGGTTCATTGGCCCCATTTGTCCTGGCTTATGAGGATCAGGATAACTAGTGGCTGGTGGCTGATCGGCGGAAAATTCACTGACAAAGCCATTGCTAAAATTATTTGTTTGAAATTCCATGGTCATTTTATTTAATTCTCTCTCTTTTAGAAAAAAAATTGTGCCCTGATATCTGCAAGCCTGGAATGCTTTTTATTCCAAACCATGAATTACACGTAATTGAAGTTTGTTATTGTCAGTTTGTTAATGGTAAACTTTAATCAGAATAAATGGCTGTATTAATTGTCTTGATCCTCTCATTCTCAGCAAGTTTGGGAATCACAAAAATCGTTTCAGGCGAATGGGATTATATTCTGAGCGGCAATATTGCCATGTGCGTCATGCTCTTTTTTACAGCATTCGGACATTTCAGATTTTCCAGGGGAATGGCCAGGATGATACCGAAATTCATTCCCAATAGAATGGAACTGGTTTATTTGACTGGCTTCATTGAAATTGCTGCCGGAATCGGGCTTTTGTTTCCATATTGGCGGCAAAGTACCGGGCAGTTTCTTGTCCTTTTTTTATCCTGATTTTACCTGCAAATATTTATGCTGCGTTGCATAGGCTCGACTACCAAACCGGGGAATTGAATGGAAAAGGAATTGGATATCTGTGGTTGCGCATTCCCATGCAATTGCTATTTATTGCATGGGTCTGGTATTTTTCTGTTGGTGGGTTAAAATAAAAAATCAAAAGGCATTTATTTTTTTTGCAACAAAGCCATATAAAATCCATCGTAACCATCATCGGCTACGGATGTACGATGTTCTGATATGAGACGCCAGTGTTTGCCATATTTTTCTATAAATCGCTTCACCTGATCCTCAGACTCTGATGGAAGAACACTGCACGTAGCATAAACCATTTTTCCACCTTGTTTCACCATATTGCAATAGGAACTCAGTATTTGCCATTGGACATTCCGGATAGATTCGAGGAACTGCGGTTTTAATTTCCATTTGCTATCCGGGTTTCGTCTCAAAACACCTAACCCGGAACACGGTACATCCAGTAACAATCTGTCTGCTGTTCCGGCAAGGCTTTCGACGATTTCAGGAGTAATAAGCATCGTTTCCAGATTTGTTACACCATTTCTGTCTGCCCGCTTTTTAAGTTCTTCTAATTTTAAGCCTTCAATATCCATTGACAAGATAGATCCTGTA from Dyadobacter sp. NIV53 carries:
- a CDS encoding alpha/beta fold hydrolase, with the protein product MRSILTLFIFLVMISASFAQTSGFVDNGDCKTYFRTFGNKKPILIINGGPGMNSDGFEALAKTLSKNNQTIIYDQRGTGKSVLDKVDGTTITMKLMAEDIERLRIHLKIDKWIILGHSFGGMMASYYATIHPEHIESLILSSSGGIDLETLSSSGRNLMARLSTQETDSLEFWNNRIAHGDTTYHAKLHRGLALAPAYLYDRKNIRVIAERLTQSNMKVNGIVWSDLQKIKFDCRAQVQSFTAPVLIIQGKQDIIAESIAIKEQRAFKNSRMVLIDQCSHYGWLDQPNKYYLEINKFISGA
- a CDS encoding SRPBCC domain-containing protein translates to MSHPLFVNSTININAPAAKVWDALVNPEQTKKYMFGCETVSDWQIGSPLLWQAEYEGKLTVFVKGEIVDLQPEKLLKYTTIDPHSAIDDVSENYLTVTYELVSDGDITILNVTQGDYSTVAEGERRYQEAFNNGEGWNPILAEIKKLVEESE